The genomic DNA TTGCCGCTGCTTTAAAAGGTGTAGGAGTGCAGGTGACTGTTCTTGTTCGATCGGACCGTTTGATGTCCCAAAAACTGGATTCAGTCGGAGCAGATATCTTAAAAGAAGAGATTCTCGCAAGAGGAATAGAATTAATATTTGAATGCGAGATTTCTAAAATAGAAGGAACAGAAAGAATTTCTAAAGTACAACTTACGAACGGGAATTTTATAGAACCGGATGGAATCATTTTTGCGATCGGGACCAAACCGAATTTTGAGATCGCGGTGAAAGGTGGATTGGATTGTGATAGCGGAGTTTTGGTGGATTCTTTCTTAAGATCCAGTGATCCGGATGTATATTGTATCGGGGAGATTGCGGAACATAAAACCGGAACTTATGGAAATATTTCTGCTGTAGATGACCAGGCAAAAATTGCCGCTCAGCATCTATTCGGTTATGCGTTTAACGAATATACCGGTTCTTTGCATGCACATATTTTGAAAATTCCAGGTTTGGAACTGGCGACTATTCGACTACCTGATGTTCCGATGGAAATCCCTAAGGACAAAAGGGGAGAATTCGAAGAGATCATATTCTTAGATCGTAAAAAACGTTTTTATAAAAAATGTATTATCCGAAACGACAGATTAGTAGCCGCGATACTGATCGGAGACAAATCATCTTTTAGTAGAATGAAAGACTGGGTTTCTTCCGGGATTGAATTGGGAGATCGCAGGAAACATTTATTGAATGATGGAGAGATAATGAAACCTCTCCAAGGAAAAGTTGTCTGTTCCTGTAATGGAGTAGGAGAGGGTAATATCAGGGAAGCTATCCAGGGCGGAGAAAGGACCTTGGAAGCAATTGGAAGAAGGACCGGGGCTGGAACAGGATGTGGAAGCTGCCGTTTGGAAGTAACCACAATCCTGAAAAGTATGTTAAAAGAAGTCTCAGTTTCTTAATCTATTTTAGATTTAGATGCTGCTAATAAAACTTCCGCTCTTACCTTGTTTCCATTTTTATAATGTAATTTGCTTAAGTGTTCCAAGTTTTTGGAGTGGTTAGGATCTCTCATTAGAAGAACTTCTCCGAAGTCGATCGCCTTCTCATAATTTCCAAGTCTTGCAAGCGCATAAGAAACCCAGAGATAGACTGCACTATCATCCGGATATTTTTCGAGGTATTTTTGACCTTCCGATCCTACGTAGATATAATCCTTCTCTTCGATAGCATTCCTAAGTGCTTTTCTTCGGTTCGATTTTTCGGAAATTGCATCGGGGGCTTGCTGGTTTTGGAAAGGATCGTCTAAAATATCCGCAACAGAAGTCATTTCTTCCTTATAAGAAATTCGGACAAGACTTAAGTCGTCTATGATATCTCCTCTGGAATGGATCAGAGCTTCTATCTGTAATAGTTCTGCTTTAGCTTCTTCTACGTCTCTTAAGAATGCTCTTTCGTCTTCGTTGATGATCTGGTTTCCGTCTTCGTTGATGCCGAGTTGAACGTCGTCTCTTCCGTCGGAACCTATTAAGATTACATCATTCGGTTTGAGTTGGAGTGTTTGGACTACGAAAACTTCTTCCGGATCTTCAACTCCGACTTTTCTTAACATTCCATTTTCGGATAAGAAGTCTGCTCTTCCGTCTCTATACATCACTACTTGAGGATGTTCTGCATTCACAAAATACATTAGACCTGATTCTTCGTCCACGATCCCCACTACCATGGAGATCAACATTCTTCCGTCAAAAGACACGAATACACTTTTTAGTTCATGGTAACATCTTCTGAGCCAATGTTCCGGGAAAAGTTCCTGCATTTCTAAAGTATTTTGGGTTCTTGTGACTATAGTCTTAAAAATGGTTCCCATGATGAGAGCTCCACCTGCTCCCTGCATGGATTTACCCATTGCATCCCCATTAAAGAACACTAATACTGGTCTTCCTTTTAATTTTAAGGAATATACAGCACATAAATCTCCGCCCAATTCTCCTTGCCAATTTCTGAACTGGAATCTTTTCTTTTGTCGGCAAAGTATTTCCGCTCTTACTATATCGCTATGCCCATAGTTTCCGGCGAGTGGCTGCATTAATTGAGAAGTTAGGAAATAATCCCCGTCTTGTTGGTGTTTAAGCTCTTTGATCTCGGTTAGGCTTTTTTGAAGGTCATTTGTTCTTTGACGGACCTTCTCCTCGAGACTAGCGTTTAATTCTTCTACTTCGTTGTGAACACGAACGAAACGATTTGCCAATATAAACGCTATTCCTAAGATAAATGCCAGGAATGTAAAAGGCATGATAAGTGCCGAATTGATAAGTCTGTTTGTGACAGCATAATCGTGCAAACCGCCGAGAGCTATCAATGCAACTCCACCTAAAAGTAATCTTGCGTCGGAGTTTCCTTTCCATGCGGATCTCCCCGTAATGAATGAAATATAAGGAAGAACAAATACTACTGTGAGTCCCGCAATGATTGTAAGTAATAAATCCCGAATATATTGATTTACGAATATATCCAGAAGGCCAACAATTCCGTATAAGGCGGCTGAATATACCGCAAATTTAGGATGTTTTCCTTGGAAGAACCTTGCAATGAATAATAGAAGGCTTCCTATAAACATCATGAGTGAGAACTGATCCACCTTAGACTGCAATTGTCTATGGGAGCCGAAAAGTATCTCTGCAGTGGAATTATTAGTAAGATGGAATATGGAGAAGAAGATCGCGAACAATCCGAAATATAAATTGAATATATCGCTCGGTCTTCTGATCGCTAAAAGAAGATGATAAAGTCCTACGCTGATATAAACTGCAGCTAGTAAAAATGCTACACTCAGCTCTAATCCGAATTTTTTAAAAATGGATTCCGAAAGTCCTAAGGAAACTTTAGGCCCGCTCCAATGGAAAGGTTTTCCAGGGATCTTGCAGATCTTTGCGTATATAAAATTTTCTCCGCCCGGACGGAATGCAGCAGCAGGAAGTACGGATACGATCCTTCCGTCTTGTCCTGAAAGATAAGGATCTCTTCTTCCCGTTTTTCCGATTAAACCTAATTTAGAAGTTTCGTTTAGATAAAATTCCGCAAAGTCAGAACTATGACCTGAGTCGATTGCAACCGAGGTCTGCTGATTCATCCATGCGCGGATCTTCTCCGGTAGCGCATGACGTATAGAAATACATCCATCAAAATTTTGGTAAACATCATCCGAACTAAAATCAAACGGAACAGTGATCTTAGTTCCTTTTTTGAAATCGGGATTTGTATTATTGTCGGAGATAAATTCCCATTCTCCATTCAAGGAGAGAATAGAATCTTCCGCGATCCAAGAGGCTCTCTCACAATTACCAAGGAAAAAAACTAGGCAGAATATAAGAAGTTTTTGTGAGACAAATCTGTGTAAATTAGATGGAATGAGAAATTTCAGTTTGGTCATTACGATTCTTGTAAAAAGTCT from Leptospira selangorensis includes the following:
- a CDS encoding SpoIIE family protein phosphatase; amino-acid sequence: MTKLKFLIPSNLHRFVSQKLLIFCLVFFLGNCERASWIAEDSILSLNGEWEFISDNNTNPDFKKGTKITVPFDFSSDDVYQNFDGCISIRHALPEKIRAWMNQQTSVAIDSGHSSDFAEFYLNETSKLGLIGKTGRRDPYLSGQDGRIVSVLPAAAFRPGGENFIYAKICKIPGKPFHWSGPKVSLGLSESIFKKFGLELSVAFLLAAVYISVGLYHLLLAIRRPSDIFNLYFGLFAIFFSIFHLTNNSTAEILFGSHRQLQSKVDQFSLMMFIGSLLLFIARFFQGKHPKFAVYSAALYGIVGLLDIFVNQYIRDLLLTIIAGLTVVFVLPYISFITGRSAWKGNSDARLLLGGVALIALGGLHDYAVTNRLINSALIMPFTFLAFILGIAFILANRFVRVHNEVEELNASLEEKVRQRTNDLQKSLTEIKELKHQQDGDYFLTSQLMQPLAGNYGHSDIVRAEILCRQKKRFQFRNWQGELGGDLCAVYSLKLKGRPVLVFFNGDAMGKSMQGAGGALIMGTIFKTIVTRTQNTLEMQELFPEHWLRRCYHELKSVFVSFDGRMLISMVVGIVDEESGLMYFVNAEHPQVVMYRDGRADFLSENGMLRKVGVEDPEEVFVVQTLQLKPNDVILIGSDGRDDVQLGINEDGNQIINEDERAFLRDVEEAKAELLQIEALIHSRGDIIDDLSLVRISYKEEMTSVADILDDPFQNQQAPDAISEKSNRRKALRNAIEEKDYIYVGSEGQKYLEKYPDDSAVYLWVSYALARLGNYEKAIDFGEVLLMRDPNHSKNLEHLSKLHYKNGNKVRAEVLLAASKSKID